Genomic DNA from Candidatus Sphingomonas phytovorans:
CACCGCGATGGAGATGTCTCCCGCGCGCAACTCGTCGGTCCATCGCACGATGAACCCGGCCAGCGTGTTGATCGAGATATTCTCGCGCGCCGCACCAAGCCAGAGATTGTGCGGGACGTTGTTGAGGACGATCGCCAGCCAGAGAATGCGAAATTCAGCGCCGTCCTCTCCGGCCTCGCGCTGCGCGATATCCGTTGCCTGTCGCGCGATCTCGGGATCGACCACGTCGACGATTCCCCTGGATATTTCGGAAAGGTCGTCGGGACCGAAATTGGCGATGATGTGGTTCATCAAGTTGCGCAACGTGTGCCATGCCGTGATGTGGCGACGCGCCTGGGAGGCAGCGCCCGTCGGTATGGCGAACAGGCCGGGACGTCCCACGATGCCGGCAATGCCGCCTTCCTCGTGGCGGACGAAATCGAGCGTGCCGATCCCGCGCGCCGCGTCGCGTGGCGGCCCGGCGAGACCGAAAAAATACCGCATCAGGCGTACCAATCCTGCCGGCGCATCGGCTTCCATCAAGGCCGCGATCAGATTGATGCGCTGGTCGGCGGTGCTGTCCCCAATCTCGTTCGCGCCAAGCCCCTGCCAGAAACCGGCAGCCTGCACCAACGCGTCGGCAAATTCGCCCTGCTCGGCTTAGTCGTCGCCCGGTCGGTTGGCGATGAGGTCGCCGAGCTGCGCGTTGATTTGCCCGGCATTCTCGGCCTCGCCCAGCAACGCCTCGATCTGGATTCGCTGCACCACTGCGGCATTGCCGTTGATCGGCACGACAGCCTTCAACTGAGCCGCTGGACGGACTGGCCCGGCCGGGTGGTTCGACAGCGACGCGGCCTGCGGGCCACGCAGCATGGTCGCGACTCTTTGCAAGGCGACGACATGAGGGCCGCTGTTGAGCATCTCGTGCTGGCGAACCAGCGAGGTCACACGGTCGCCGCCTGCTAGCGCCATGCTCTTCGCGGAAGGTCTGCCGGCTGCCTGGAAGACCTCCGCGCGACGATCTTCGGTTACAGGACGCCGGGTTTGACTTGCCAGATCCGCCACGGCTGCTCCCCTCGGTGCCTGTCGCTACCGGGCGCCGGACCAAGGCTAGGCGCGCCGGGCGCGCGATGTCAATCAAGCCGCCGGCGCGCGCCACCCTTGTCCTGTCCGCGGCGTTTCTGGCATCACGTGCCGATGCCGGGCGTCACGTTTCCGTGGCCCTTCAAGCCTCCATGTGAAAGATCGCTGATGTCCACCCATGCCGCCCGCCTCGCCGCTCTTCGCGAACAATTGAAGCGTGACCGGCTCGACGGATTCGTCGTCCCGCTGACCGACGAGCATATGAGCGAATATGTCGGTGCCTATGCGCAGCGTCTCGCCTGGTTGACCGGTTTCCAGGGGTCGGCCGGAAGCGCGGTTGTGCTGCCGGAGGAGGCAGCGATCTTCACTGACGGGCGCTACACCTTGCAGGTGCGCGAGCAGGTCGACGGCGGGCAGTGGGACTATGTCTCCGTACCCGGAACGAGCATCTCGATGTGGCTCGGCGCCCATGCGGCGGCGGGCGCCCGGATCGGCTACGATCCATGGCTGCACACGGGGGGCTGGGTCGAGGAGGCGGGCCGGGCTCTGGCCGGGCGCGGCGCGGCGCTGGTCCCGGTCGGCACCAACCCGGTCGACGCGGTCTGGCCCGATCGCCCGCAACCATCCGATGCGAAGCTTGTCGTGCAGGACGAGGCGAGCGCCGGCCAATCCTCGGCGGAGAAGCGTGCGGCGATCGCGGACTGGCTGGCCGAGCACAAGGCCGATGCGGTGGTGCTCTCGGCGCTCGACTCGATCGCCTGGACCCTGAACGTGCGCGGGCAGGACGTGGCGCATACGCCGGTCGCGCTGGCCTATGCGATCGTCGATGCCGACGGTACTGCCGACCTGTTCGTTGCGCCCGAGAAGATCGGGGATGAGGTGCTCCAGCATCTCGGCAATGCGGTGCGGGTGCGGGATCGCGCGGCCTTTGCGTCGGCGCTGGGCGCCTATGCCAGCAAGCGGGTGGCCGCCGATCCGGAGCGGGCGGTGTCGGCGATCTTCGGGCGGCTGGAGGCGGGCGGGGCGACGGTGTTGCCGCTGCGCGATCCAGTGGTGTTGGCCAAGGCGATGAAGAACCCGATCGAGATTGCCGGGCATCGTGCGGCCTCGGTACGCGACGGCGCGGCACTCGCGCGGTTCCTGAAATGGGTCGAGGAGGAAGCACCCAAGGGCGGGCAGACCGAATTGTCCTGCGTCGCCAAATTGCAGGCATATCGCGAGGCGACCGGCGTGCTGCGCGACACCTCGTTCGACACTATCTCGGCGACCGGCGCGCATGGGGCGAGCCCGCACTATCATTCGACTCCCGAATCGAATGCGCCGCTTGAGCCCGGCCAGCTCTATCTGGTCGATTCGGGCGGACAATATGCCGATGGTACGACCGATGTGACACGTGTCATCCCCATCGGCACGCCGAGCGAGGAGATGCGCGACCGGTTCACGCGGGTACTGAAGGGGCATATCGGGCTGGCGACAGCGGTCTTCCCGCCGGGCACCAATGGCGGCCAGCTCGATTCGTTCGCGCGGCGACCGCTGTGGGAGGCGGGGCTCGATTTCGCGCATGGCACCGGCCACGGCGTCGGCGCCTATCTGTCGGTGCATGAAGGGCCGCAGCGTATCGCCAAGCCGAACTATCCGGGTGGTGGTCCATCCGAGCCGCTGCGTGCTGGCATGATCCTCTCGAACGAGCCGGGCTACTATAAGGCGGGCGAATACGGCATTCGAATCGAGAATCTGATCCTAGTCGAGGAACGCGCGATCCCCGGCGGCGATGAGCCGATGCTTGGGTTCGAGACGCTGACCTTCTGCCCGATCGAGCGGTCACTGATCGTGGCGGACCTGCTGACGGTGGCGGAGCGTGACTGGCTGAATGCCTATCACGCCAAGGTGCTGGAAATCCTGGGCCCCGAAATGCTGGGCGAGGAGTTGGAATGGCTTCAGGCGAAGTGCGCCCCTATCGGCTAGAATCGTCCTCGCGGGGTGCGGGCGGTGTATCGCCTGCCCGTGCCTGGGCCTTCCGCTTCCGCAGATTTTCGCGCAACGCAGCGGCGAGGCGTGCGGCTTTCTCGTCCTTGTCGGGCATAATGCCTTATCCGATGCCCGCTTCGCCTTGACAATCCCGCCGCCCTCGTCTCTTAGGCGCGCTCCGCCGTTGGCCGTAAGGGCTTCGGACCGGTAATGCTGCCGTAGCTCAGTGGTAGAGCGCATCCTTGGTAAGGCTGAGGTCGTGAGTTCAATCCTCACCGGCAGCACCATTTTCTCGCTATAAATCAATGGCTTGGCCAACCCCCTCGGGGGCTCCCGGACCCCTTCTCCGGCGGTTGGACAGGTATTGGACACACGCGGCACGAAAACGCAGGCCGCTCTGGTGTGCTTTCGGCGGCGTCCGAAGCAACGGATTGGGTATCAGAGGGCTCTCCGCGAGTAGCGTCAGAGGGCCGATTCGGCCGCGATTGCGATGCTTCCGCCCGAATAATAGCGTCTCCAGACAGAGCGGCCGTCACTAGTGACCGGGCGCCATTTTCGAAGTCGTTCTACGAAGAGGTACCGAACCTCATTCGTCGGGCCAGTAAAGGCGCATGGGATTAGCCACCAGCAACTTGTGTCGCAGCTCGGCGGTCGGCGCGATCTCCGGGATCACGTCCACCAGGAGGCCGTCGTCGGGGAGAACCTCCTCCATGTTCGGGTGCGGCAGTCGGTTCCCCACAATACGCGATCCGGATAATCCTCGACCAGCGGCCGCACTGACCGCACGAAGTCCCGGTGAGGGAGGTCGGCGCTGTCAAGACGGTCAGGACAGGTGGTCTTTCACCCAAATCTCGTCCCTGCTGCTCATGAGAGCGCGGAACGCGCGCATGTCGGGCCCGTCAGGTCCTTGGGAGACGTCGGGGCGTCCCATATACCCGCCCCGGACTGACGACCAACTTGGTCATCAACACCGATCGCCGCACCTATCATGTCGAACTTCGCTCGGCGCCTGAGACGATCGCACAGAGTGACCTGCCGCCGCTCTTCGTCGTCGGTGCCGGCGGTGACGGCGAGCTGGTGAACTACCGCGTCCGAGTGACGCGGGGCGGCAAGATGTCGTCGGAGAAGTCGAAATGACCGATGCTTCGGGCAGGGAGACAGTGCAGCCGGTCGACCTCCGGCTGCGCGGCGACCGCCGCGGATCACGTCCCACGTCCGCGACTATGCTGACTTGTTCGGCCTCACGACAAGCTGTTGGCGATCAGCTGCAAGGCGATACAGGCGCCGATCCCTGCCGTCATGGGTGGTCGCCTGCGCCTTCGCCATGGGCCAGTTCCAGTCGCAGCATCGCCTCGGCGAGCTTGCGGGACAAATCGATCCGCGTGACTTCGTTCTCGAAACGCGAGCGCGTCGCATCGATGAGCTCGTTGACCGAGCCGCCGCTCAGCCGATACGCATCTTCGGCCATCTGGCCCAATTGCGGCAGCTTGGCGCCGATCTGACGGTTGAAGGTCGCCAATGCAGCGCTGCGGGTATCGACCTGCGCGGCATATCGCTCGATCTCGGTCGCGGCCCTGGACTTGGCGATCTGGGTACGGAACTCGGCGGCGCGGGCGTCCGACTCCGCCTTGCGAACAGCGCCGTTACGCCGGTCGAACAAGGGAATCTCCAGCGAAACGCCGAGGGAATAGGTCGGGCCGAAGGGGCTTGTGGTCCAGAACCGGCCGCCATTGAGCGACACTTCAGGGAAACGCTCGCGCCGCGCTGCTATGACATCGGCGCGCGCCACCCGTTCGTCGGCCAGCGCCGCGACCACGCTCGGCAGCGCATCGATCGATCGGCGCGGGCCTGCGGACAATCGCGCGAGGCCGTCGAGCCGACCGCTTGCTTCTGGTCGCCAGCCGGATACGCCGAGGGCATTCGACAGATCCGCCTGGGCGGAGATGACATCGACCTCGGCATCCGCCAGATCGGCGCGCGCCGCTTCCACCTCGACATCGACCCGGACCAGATCATAGTCGCTTGCGACGCCGGACGATCGCCTGCCAGCCACCACCGATCGGAGACGCGACAGTTCCTCGACCGCCCGGTGCCGTACGACGACTGCCTCCTGCGCCGCGAGCAGCGTCACGAACGCCGTCCCGGCGTCGGTTGCGATGTCGAGCCTGGTCACGGCGGCCTGCGCGCGTGCGGCGTAGATGCGGCGATTGGCGGCGGTGACCCGGGCGCCGCGCTTGCCCCCCAATAGGAGCGGCAATTCCACGCTCGCCTCCTGCCCGCGCCGGGTAGAGAAGTTGGTCAGTTCCGCAGGCTGATAGGATCCGGTGTAGGAGGCCCTCGGGTTCGGCAGCGCCCCCGCAGTGATGCGGTCGGCTTCCGTGCCGGCGATCGCCTGTTCCTCGATACCGATGCGGGGATTGGCGGTCTGGGCGAGGCGGAGCACGGTCGGCAGGTCGATCACCGAAGGCGGACGGACCATGGCGACGGGCGACCCGTCCGCCTCCTGCGGCAAGACAGGACCGGCGGCTGTCTGCGCCAGCGCCGGAGTAACGATCAACAGCGAGATGATGGGCAGCGCGCGCAGCATCATGCGTCGGCCTCCTCGGGCGTGTGGAGTTTGCCGGGGGTGATGTAGCTGTAGATCACGGGCAGGATGAGGAGCGCGACGATGAGCGTCGTGACCATGCCGCCGACCACCACCAGCGCGAACGGCCGCTGCGTCTCGCTGCCGATGCCAGTCGATACGACCATGGGCATCAGGCCCAGCATCGCCAGAGACGACGCCATCAACACCGGCCGCAGCCGATCGACGGCGCCGTCCAGCAAGGCCGGCAGCAGCTCTGCTCCGGCGCGGCGACGCTGTTCGACGGCTGACAGCACCAGCACGCCCATCAGGGAAACCTGTCCCAGCAGCGCGATGAAACCGACCGCAGCGCTGACCGACAAGGGAACGCCGGCAAGCAGCAGGGCGAAGGCGCCGCCGGTCAGCGCGAACGGAATCGTCGCGACGATCGCCAGCGCGCTCAGTCCGCTGTTCATGGCGGCATAGAGCAGGCAGAGCACCAGCAACAGTGCGATCGGCACGACGATCTGCAACCGCTTGGCGGCACGCTGCTGGTTCTCGAACTCGCCACCCCAGACGAAATAATGCCCCTCGGGCGGCTTCACCCTGGCGTTCACCGCCGCGATCGCGTCCTTCACGGTCGAGCCCATGTCGCGGCCCTCGACATTGAACTTGAGCGCCAGGAAGCGGATGTTGCCCTCGCGTACGATCGTGGTCGGCCCGCTCGCCACCTCGACCTTGGCGAATTGGGAGAGCGGGACCCGACCGCCGGTCGGCGTCGCGATCTGGAGTGCCGCCACCTTGTCGAGATCGTCACGCGACGGCGCGGTAAGCATCAGCCGGATCGGCACCGGTCGTTCCTTGTCCCAATATTCCGTGGCGATACGCCCGGCGAGCGCTGTCTCGATCGTCCGCTCGGCATCCTGGATCGGCACGTTCGCGCGGGCGAGCGCGGCGCGGTCGAGGCTGATGAGAAGCTGGGGGCTGAGCGCATCGCGGTAGAGGTCGAGCTCGGTGACGCCCGGCACGGACTGGATCGCATCCTTTGCCTTGAGGAGCGTCTGGCGCATCGCGTCGAGATCGGTGCCGTAGATTTTCAGGACCACCTTGCCGCGCACGCCGGCCACCGCCTCCTCGACGCTATCCTTGATCGGCTGCGAGAAGTTGAAGCGCACGCCCGGCAGTGCCGCGAGCGATCGGCGCATCGCATCGATCAGGTCCGCCTTGCTGCGATGCGACGGCCACTGACCCTGCGGCTCAAGCCGAACGAAGGTCTTCACCATGTTGACGCCTTCATTGTCGGTGCCGTCCTCGGGGCGACCATGTTCCGAATGGACGTCGCGGACTTCGGGAAAGGCGAGGAGGCGCGCATGCACGACGCCGAGCACGTCCTGCGCCTTTTCCATGGCGATACTGTTCGGCATCTCGACGAAGATCGCGATATCGCCTTCATCGAGCTCGGGCAGGAATTCGGTGCCGACATGATTCACCGAGACCGTGCCGATCACCAGCAGCGCCGCCGCGCCCGCGAGGGTGAGGCGCCGGTGGTGCAGGATGGCGTCGAGCAGGCGCCGATATCGCGCGCGCAATCCGTCGATCCAGGCGGGTTCGGCGATGTCGGCATGTTTGGGCTTGAACAGGACGGCGCACAGCGCCGGCACGACCGTCAGCGCGAAAACCAGCGCACCGGTCAGCGCGAACGCGTAGGTCAGCGCGAGCGGGCGGAACAGCCGCCCCTCGACCGATTGCAGCGTGAACACCGGGAGCAGGGCGGCGATGATGATCAGCATCGAGAAGAAGATCGGCCGCCCGACCTCGATCGCGGACGCGATCACCAGCTTCACGATGTCCTTCTGGCTGGTTGGCCGCTTCACCCGGATGGCGTGCATCACGCCCTCGACCAGCACGACCGCGCCATCGACGAGGATGCCGAAATCGATCGCCCCCATGGAGATGAGGTTGGCGGGCAGGCCGAGCAGGCTGAGGCCGATAAAGGCGGTGAGCAGCGACAGTGGAATGACCACGGCGACGATCGCCGAGCCTGTGAAGCTGCGCAGGAACAGCCAGACGATCGCCACCACGAGGATGAAGCCGTGCAGCAGATTGTCCTGCACGGTTGCGACCGTGTGGGAGACGAGATCGCTGCGGTCGTAGACCGGCACGATCTTCATGCCGCGCGGGAGGATCGACGCGTTGAGGCGCTCGACCTGGGCATGGATTCCTTCGAGGACGACGGAAGGGTTCTCGCCCCGCCGCATCAGCACGAGTCCCTCGACCTCCTCGCGCTGGCCGTTATAGGCGACCGAACCGCGCCGAGGCGTTGGCGCCATGGAGATGCTGGCGACGTCACCGACGGTTAGGGCGGTGCCGTCCTTGGCCTTGAGCGGGATGCGCTTGATGTCCTCTGGCGACTGGATCAGGCCGATACCGCGGACGGTAAGTTCCTGGTCTCCCTGCCGCAGGAAGCCGCCCCCGACATTGGCGTTGGCCTTGCCGAGCGCATCCTGCAGGTCGTCAAGCGTGATACCGGCGGCATAGAGTTTGCCGGGATTGGCCGCGACGTGCAGTTCCTTCAGGAACCCGCCGAACGGCACCACATCGGCGACGCCCTGCACCTGGCGCAGCACGCGCGTGATCG
This window encodes:
- a CDS encoding aminopeptidase P family protein, coding for MSTHAARLAALREQLKRDRLDGFVVPLTDEHMSEYVGAYAQRLAWLTGFQGSAGSAVVLPEEAAIFTDGRYTLQVREQVDGGQWDYVSVPGTSISMWLGAHAAAGARIGYDPWLHTGGWVEEAGRALAGRGAALVPVGTNPVDAVWPDRPQPSDAKLVVQDEASAGQSSAEKRAAIADWLAEHKADAVVLSALDSIAWTLNVRGQDVAHTPVALAYAIVDADGTADLFVAPEKIGDEVLQHLGNAVRVRDRAAFASALGAYASKRVAADPERAVSAIFGRLEAGGATVLPLRDPVVLAKAMKNPIEIAGHRAASVRDGAALARFLKWVEEEAPKGGQTELSCVAKLQAYREATGVLRDTSFDTISATGAHGASPHYHSTPESNAPLEPGQLYLVDSGGQYADGTTDVTRVIPIGTPSEEMRDRFTRVLKGHIGLATAVFPPGTNGGQLDSFARRPLWEAGLDFAHGTGHGVGAYLSVHEGPQRIAKPNYPGGGPSEPLRAGMILSNEPGYYKAGEYGIRIENLILVEERAIPGGDEPMLGFETLTFCPIERSLIVADLLTVAERDWLNAYHAKVLEILGPEMLGEELEWLQAKCAPIG
- a CDS encoding TolC family protein — protein: MMLRALPIISLLIVTPALAQTAAGPVLPQEADGSPVAMVRPPSVIDLPTVLRLAQTANPRIGIEEQAIAGTEADRITAGALPNPRASYTGSYQPAELTNFSTRRGQEASVELPLLLGGKRGARVTAANRRIYAARAQAAVTRLDIATDAGTAFVTLLAAQEAVVVRHRAVEELSRLRSVVAGRRSSGVASDYDLVRVDVEVEAARADLADAEVDVISAQADLSNALGVSGWRPEASGRLDGLARLSAGPRRSIDALPSVVAALADERVARADVIAARRERFPEVSLNGGRFWTTSPFGPTYSLGVSLEIPLFDRRNGAVRKAESDARAAEFRTQIAKSRAATEIERYAAQVDTRSAALATFNRQIGAKLPQLGQMAEDAYRLSGGSVNELIDATRSRFENEVTRIDLSRKLAEAMLRLELAHGEGAGDHP
- a CDS encoding CusA/CzcA family heavy metal efflux RND transporter, producing the protein MLSRLIDLSVHRRVAVLVLAGILAVLGIQAYRGLSIEAFPDVTNAQVQVITQMPGYAATEVERQVSIPLERALNGTPGMTLLRSENLFGLSIITLVFDDRADPFTSRMVVSQRMGDAELPEGVTPTLAPESTPLGKIYRFRVTSDRHDLFARRSEMQWTITRVLRQVQGVADVVPFGGFLKELHVAANPGKLYAAGITLDDLQDALGKANANVGGGFLRQGDQELTVRGIGLIQSPEDIKRIPLKAKDGTALTVGDVASISMAPTPRRGSVAYNGQREEVEGLVLMRRGENPSVVLEGIHAQVERLNASILPRGMKIVPVYDRSDLVSHTVATVQDNLLHGFILVVAIVWLFLRSFTGSAIVAVVIPLSLLTAFIGLSLLGLPANLISMGAIDFGILVDGAVVLVEGVMHAIRVKRPTSQKDIVKLVIASAIEVGRPIFFSMLIIIAALLPVFTLQSVEGRLFRPLALTYAFALTGALVFALTVVPALCAVLFKPKHADIAEPAWIDGLRARYRRLLDAILHHRRLTLAGAAALLVIGTVSVNHVGTEFLPELDEGDIAIFVEMPNSIAMEKAQDVLGVVHARLLAFPEVRDVHSEHGRPEDGTDNEGVNMVKTFVRLEPQGQWPSHRSKADLIDAMRRSLAALPGVRFNFSQPIKDSVEEAVAGVRGKVVLKIYGTDLDAMRQTLLKAKDAIQSVPGVTELDLYRDALSPQLLISLDRAALARANVPIQDAERTIETALAGRIATEYWDKERPVPIRLMLTAPSRDDLDKVAALQIATPTGGRVPLSQFAKVEVASGPTTIVREGNIRFLALKFNVEGRDMGSTVKDAIAAVNARVKPPEGHYFVWGGEFENQQRAAKRLQIVVPIALLLVLCLLYAAMNSGLSALAIVATIPFALTGGAFALLLAGVPLSVSAAVGFIALLGQVSLMGVLVLSAVEQRRRAGAELLPALLDGAVDRLRPVLMASSLAMLGLMPMVVSTGIGSETQRPFALVVVGGMVTTLIVALLILPVIYSYITPGKLHTPEEADA